A DNA window from Rhizobium jaguaris contains the following coding sequences:
- a CDS encoding LON peptidase substrate-binding domain-containing protein: MQVGNARYLKPSDLPESVVVFPLSGALLLPTGQLPLNIFEPRYLSMFDAAIAGNRLVGIVQPALSESQEAAHLSRVGCLGRITSFAETGDGRYITSLTGICRFRLMDEIITHHPYRTFRITPFISDLKSRDEEDSVDRSSLLSAFRAYLDANKLEADWESVERASNMTLVNSLAMMAPFDPAEKQALLEAPDLKTRAETFIAIIEIVLARFGDTDSVMQ, encoded by the coding sequence GCAAGTCGGCAATGCCAGATATCTGAAGCCAAGCGATCTGCCGGAATCGGTGGTTGTGTTCCCCCTCTCAGGCGCTCTGCTTTTACCTACCGGCCAATTGCCGCTCAACATCTTCGAGCCGCGCTATCTCTCCATGTTCGATGCGGCGATCGCCGGCAACCGGCTGGTCGGCATCGTGCAGCCGGCGCTCAGCGAGTCGCAGGAAGCGGCGCATCTTTCGCGTGTCGGCTGCCTCGGGCGCATCACGTCTTTTGCCGAGACCGGAGATGGCCGTTATATCACTTCGCTGACGGGTATCTGCCGCTTCCGGCTGATGGACGAGATCATCACCCATCATCCCTACCGCACCTTCCGGATCACGCCCTTCATTTCCGACCTCAAGTCGCGCGACGAGGAAGACAGCGTCGATCGTTCGTCGCTCCTGTCCGCCTTCCGGGCCTATCTCGACGCCAACAAGCTGGAGGCGGATTGGGAAAGTGTCGAACGCGCCAGCAATATGACGCTGGTGAATTCACTGGCAATGATGGCGCCCTTTGATCCGGCCGAGAAACAGGCGCTCCTTGAGGCGCCCGACCTGAAGACAAGGGCGGAAACCTTCATCGCCATCATCGAGATCGTGCTCGCCCGCTTCGGTGATACCGATTCCGTAATGCAGTAG
- a CDS encoding Trm112 family protein — MDITVSKVDPKLLDLLVCPLTKGRLSYDREKNELVSEKARLAYPIRDGIPIMLISEARRIED, encoded by the coding sequence ATGGACATCACGGTCAGCAAGGTGGACCCGAAACTGCTTGATCTGCTCGTCTGCCCTCTCACCAAGGGGCGCCTGAGTTACGATCGCGAGAAGAACGAGCTGGTGTCGGAAAAAGCAAGGCTCGCCTATCCTATCCGCGATGGCATTCCGATCATGCTGATCTCGGAAGCGCGTCGTATAGAGGACTGA